The following proteins come from a genomic window of Acidimicrobiales bacterium:
- a CDS encoding proteasome accessory factor PafA2 family protein, translated as MFKNTDSAGNSHGCHENYLTSRQDDLGHYAEVLIPFFVSRQIYAEAGKVLQR; from the coding sequence CTGTTCAAGAACACCGACTCGGCCGGGAACTCCCACGGCTGCCACGAGAACTACCTGACCTCCCGCCAGGACGACCTCGGCCACTACGCCGAGGTCCTCATCCCGTTCTTCGTGTCGCGGCAGATCTACGCCGAGGCGGGCAAGGTGCTGCAGCGATGA